In a single window of the Centroberyx gerrardi isolate f3 chromosome 17, fCenGer3.hap1.cur.20231027, whole genome shotgun sequence genome:
- the senp2 gene encoding sentrin-specific protease 2 isoform X2 — MYGWIVDGISSLFEPITGQNPSEWPRKGNVSGETHTRAGVTVRAQQQENHGRPAKRNYQSVYVADSVCQSEQVEVKRCRRDVVISFVKKTVAGVAGLLRLRNPLTNCEKHKHYENTQMQPVTLMGIDELHTSWMNSSEWRMDKPVGGLTERERGGKNLFQSSSPPLMRKYSGAGLPTGIPDRGKDRERRSSLQLLPSRPALRVTNPDLTCNGLGHNRCYKPSLTVEEAIKQNNKEHYRRLLEMVTEKYSKSQPLPFNQTKPQDESLLQTEHRAAASGRACESVPRKTGHITATPSVFTWRNASATKEAKDRRGGMSFSKTFSGAFEDTQHVRCGKKQAAELDLSTEVATRLNLVDRETPALAQPDTHCAHTTHTRHIDDDLPRLTKDMAAEVIRALAQSDPNLVLSAAFKLRITQRDLSTLQEGSWLNDEVINFYLSLVMERGSGQAAGLKVYSFSTFFFPKLRGGGGGQAGGHAAVKRWTKAVDLFQYDLILVPLHLGVHWAMAVIDFKSRTVKSYDSMGQRHDDICNLLLLYLEEEHKAKKGRDLDSAKWTVGSLRASEIPQQKNGSDCGVFACKYADYIAKGKPLSFRQCHMPLFRKLMIWEILNQKLL; from the exons ATGTATGGATGGATAGTTGACGGAATCTCGTCGCTCTTTGAGCCCATTACGGGGCAAAACCCCAGCGAGTGGCCTAGGAAGGGTAACGTTAGCGGGGAGACACACACGCGAGCTGGCGTGACAGTGAGGGCACAACAGCAAGAGAACCACGGTAGACCGGCGAAACGTAATTACCAGAG CGTTTATGTCGCAGACAGTGTTTGTCAGAGCGAGCAGGTGGAGGTGAAAAGATGTAGGCGAG ATGTAGTTATTAGCTTTGTGAAGAAGACTGTGGCAGGGGTAGCGGGTCTGCTCAGACTGCGGAACCCACTAACCAACTGCGAGAAGCATAAACATTATGAAAACACCCAG ATGCAGCCTGTTACCCTGATGGGGATAGATGAGCTCCACACCTCATGGATGAACAGTTCTGAGTGGAGGATGG ATAAACCAGTGGGTGGACTCACTGAGCGGGAGAGGGGCGGTAAGAATCTCTTCCAGAGCTCCTCACCTCCTTTGATGAGGAAATACAG TGGGGCAGGGCTGCCTACAGGTATTCCTGACcgggggaaagacagagagagaaggagttcCCTCCAGCTGCTGCCCTCTAGGCCGGCTCTGAGGGTAACCAACCCAGACCTGACATGTAATGGCCTCGGACACAACCGCTGCTACAAGCCCAGTCTTACGGTGGAAGAG GCCATAAAGCAGAATAATAAAGAGCATTACAGGCGCTTGTTGGAGATGGTGACGGAGAAATACAGCAAAAGCCAACCGCTGCCTTTcaaccaaacaaaaccacaagA TGAGTCACTTCTGCAGACTGAACACAGAGCTGCTGCTTCGGGAAGAGCCTGTGAATCTGTACCCAGGAAGACAGGACACATTACAG CCACCCCAAGTGTGTTTACGTGGAGAAATGCATCTGCAACCAAGGAAGCCAAAGACAG GAGGGGTGGCATGAGCTTCAGTAAGACGTTCAGTGGAGCCTTTGAGGACACACAGCATGTCAGATGTGGAAAG AAACAAGCAGCAGAGTTGGACCTCTCTACAGAAGTAGCGACTCGCCTCAATCTGGTGGACAGAGAGACTCCTGCTCTCGCCCAGCCTGACACACATTGTGCACACACAACCCATACACGCCACATCGACGACGACCTACCTAGACTGACTAAG gacatGGCAGCGGAGGTGATTCGTGCTCTGGCTCAGAGTGACCCAAACCTTGTTCTAAGTGCTGCTTTCAAACTCCGCATCACGCAGAGAGACCTGTCCACCCTGCAGGAAGGCAGCTGGCTCAACGATGAG GTGATCAACTTCTACCTTTCCCTGGTCATGGAGCGGGGCTCTGGCCAAGCAGCAGGATTGAAGGTCTACTCCTTCAGCACCTTCTTCTTCCCCAAGCTgcggggcgggggaggggggcaggctGGAGGCCACGCTGCCGTGAAGCGCTGGACCAAGGCTGTGGACCTCTTCCAGTATGATCTCATACTGGTCCCCCTGCATCTGGGCGTCCACTGGGCCATGGCT GTGATAGATTTCAAATCCCGGACAGTGAAGTCATACGACTCGATGGGCCAGAGACATGACGACATCTGTAATCTCTTACT ACTCTACCTGGAGGAGGAGCACAAAGCCAAGAAGGGCCGAGACCTGGACAGCGCCAAATGGACTGTCGGCAGCTTGAGGGCCAGC GAGATTCCCCAGCAGAAAAATGGCAGTGACTGCGGTGTTTTTGCCTGTAAATACGCTGACTATATCGCGAAAGGAAAGCCCCTCAGCTTCAGACAG TGCCACATGCCGCTCTTCAGGAAGTTAATGATTTGGGAAATCCTCAACCAGAAGCTGCTATAG
- the senp2 gene encoding sentrin-specific protease 2 isoform X1, producing the protein MYGWIVDGISSLFEPITGQNPSEWPRKGNVSGETHTRAGVTVRAQQQENHGRPAKRNYQSVYVADSVCQSEQVEVKRCRRDVVISFVKKTVAGVAGLLRLRNPLTNCEKHKHYENTQMQPVTLMGIDELHTSWMNSSEWRMDKPVGGLTERERGGKNLFQSSSPPLMRKYSGAGLPTGIPDRGKDRERRSSLQLLPSRPALRVTNPDLTCNGLGHNRCYKPSLTVEEAIKQNNKEHYRRLLEMVTEKYSKSQPLPFNQTKPQDESLLQTEHRAAASGRACESVPRKTGHITATPSVFTWRNASATKEAKDRRGGMSFSKTFSGAFEDTQHVRCGKQKQAAELDLSTEVATRLNLVDRETPALAQPDTHCAHTTHTRHIDDDLPRLTKDMAAEVIRALAQSDPNLVLSAAFKLRITQRDLSTLQEGSWLNDEVINFYLSLVMERGSGQAAGLKVYSFSTFFFPKLRGGGGGQAGGHAAVKRWTKAVDLFQYDLILVPLHLGVHWAMAVIDFKSRTVKSYDSMGQRHDDICNLLLLYLEEEHKAKKGRDLDSAKWTVGSLRASEIPQQKNGSDCGVFACKYADYIAKGKPLSFRQCHMPLFRKLMIWEILNQKLL; encoded by the exons ATGTATGGATGGATAGTTGACGGAATCTCGTCGCTCTTTGAGCCCATTACGGGGCAAAACCCCAGCGAGTGGCCTAGGAAGGGTAACGTTAGCGGGGAGACACACACGCGAGCTGGCGTGACAGTGAGGGCACAACAGCAAGAGAACCACGGTAGACCGGCGAAACGTAATTACCAGAG CGTTTATGTCGCAGACAGTGTTTGTCAGAGCGAGCAGGTGGAGGTGAAAAGATGTAGGCGAG ATGTAGTTATTAGCTTTGTGAAGAAGACTGTGGCAGGGGTAGCGGGTCTGCTCAGACTGCGGAACCCACTAACCAACTGCGAGAAGCATAAACATTATGAAAACACCCAG ATGCAGCCTGTTACCCTGATGGGGATAGATGAGCTCCACACCTCATGGATGAACAGTTCTGAGTGGAGGATGG ATAAACCAGTGGGTGGACTCACTGAGCGGGAGAGGGGCGGTAAGAATCTCTTCCAGAGCTCCTCACCTCCTTTGATGAGGAAATACAG TGGGGCAGGGCTGCCTACAGGTATTCCTGACcgggggaaagacagagagagaaggagttcCCTCCAGCTGCTGCCCTCTAGGCCGGCTCTGAGGGTAACCAACCCAGACCTGACATGTAATGGCCTCGGACACAACCGCTGCTACAAGCCCAGTCTTACGGTGGAAGAG GCCATAAAGCAGAATAATAAAGAGCATTACAGGCGCTTGTTGGAGATGGTGACGGAGAAATACAGCAAAAGCCAACCGCTGCCTTTcaaccaaacaaaaccacaagA TGAGTCACTTCTGCAGACTGAACACAGAGCTGCTGCTTCGGGAAGAGCCTGTGAATCTGTACCCAGGAAGACAGGACACATTACAG CCACCCCAAGTGTGTTTACGTGGAGAAATGCATCTGCAACCAAGGAAGCCAAAGACAG GAGGGGTGGCATGAGCTTCAGTAAGACGTTCAGTGGAGCCTTTGAGGACACACAGCATGTCAGATGTGGAAAG CAGAAACAAGCAGCAGAGTTGGACCTCTCTACAGAAGTAGCGACTCGCCTCAATCTGGTGGACAGAGAGACTCCTGCTCTCGCCCAGCCTGACACACATTGTGCACACACAACCCATACACGCCACATCGACGACGACCTACCTAGACTGACTAAG gacatGGCAGCGGAGGTGATTCGTGCTCTGGCTCAGAGTGACCCAAACCTTGTTCTAAGTGCTGCTTTCAAACTCCGCATCACGCAGAGAGACCTGTCCACCCTGCAGGAAGGCAGCTGGCTCAACGATGAG GTGATCAACTTCTACCTTTCCCTGGTCATGGAGCGGGGCTCTGGCCAAGCAGCAGGATTGAAGGTCTACTCCTTCAGCACCTTCTTCTTCCCCAAGCTgcggggcgggggaggggggcaggctGGAGGCCACGCTGCCGTGAAGCGCTGGACCAAGGCTGTGGACCTCTTCCAGTATGATCTCATACTGGTCCCCCTGCATCTGGGCGTCCACTGGGCCATGGCT GTGATAGATTTCAAATCCCGGACAGTGAAGTCATACGACTCGATGGGCCAGAGACATGACGACATCTGTAATCTCTTACT ACTCTACCTGGAGGAGGAGCACAAAGCCAAGAAGGGCCGAGACCTGGACAGCGCCAAATGGACTGTCGGCAGCTTGAGGGCCAGC GAGATTCCCCAGCAGAAAAATGGCAGTGACTGCGGTGTTTTTGCCTGTAAATACGCTGACTATATCGCGAAAGGAAAGCCCCTCAGCTTCAGACAG TGCCACATGCCGCTCTTCAGGAAGTTAATGATTTGGGAAATCCTCAACCAGAAGCTGCTATAG